The following proteins come from a genomic window of Triticum aestivum cultivar Chinese Spring chromosome 6A, IWGSC CS RefSeq v2.1, whole genome shotgun sequence:
- the LOC123127642 gene encoding 18 kDa seed maturation protein, protein MESGKEAAVNAGASARAGMEKTRAAVQGQVDKAAAYTTGHREAAVVNKEAAEVKKQQRIHAAEEEKQRAVRGHAAAKECAETEDRHGGHGDE, encoded by the coding sequence ATGGAGTCGGGCAAGGAGGCCGCGGTGAACGCCGGCGCGTCGGCGCGCGCCGGCATGGAGAAGACGAGGGCCGCCGTGCAGGGGCAGGTGGACAAGGCCGCGGCGTACACGACAGGGCacagggaggcggcggtggtgaaCAAGGAGGCGGCCGAGGTGAAGAAGCAGCAGCGGATTCACGCCGCCGAGGAGGAGAAGCAGCGCGCCGTGCGGGGCCACGCCGCCGCCAAGGAGTGCGCAGAGACGGAGGACCGCCACGGCGGCCACGGTGACGAATGA
- the LOC123127640 gene encoding lactoylglutathione lyase isoform X2: MATGSEAGKPAEVVLEWPKQDKKRMLHAVYRVGDLDRTIKCYTECFGMKLLRKRDVPEEKYTNAFLGFGPEDTNFALELTYNYGVDKYDIGAGFGHFAIANEDVYKLAETIKSSSCCKITREPGPVKGGSTVIAFAQDPDGYMFELIQRGPTPEPLCQVMLRVGDLDRSIMFYEKALGMKLLRKKDVPQYKYTIAMMGYAEEDKTTVLELTYNYGVTEYNKGNAYAQVAIGTDDVYKSAEAVELVTKELGGKILRQPGPLPGLNTKITSFLDPDGWKVVLVDHADFLKELH, encoded by the exons ATGGCAACCGGTAGCGAAGCTGGAAAGCCCGCGGAGGTCGTGCTGGAGTGGCCTAAGCAGGACAAAAAGAGGATGCTGCATGCTGTTTACCGTGTGGGAGATCTGGACCGTACCATTAA GTGTTACACAGAATGCTTTGGGATGAAGCTGTTGAGGAAAAGAGATGTTCCTGAAGAGAAGTACACCAATGCGTTTCTTGGGTTTGGACCTGAGGACACTAATTTTGCACTTGAGCTGACTTACA ATTATGGTGTTGACAAGTATGACATTGGAGCGGGCTTTGGACATTTTGCCATCGCAAATGAGGAT GTGTACAAGCTGGCTGAGACAATTAAATCATCTTCTTGTTGTAAGATCACTCGTGAACCTGGTCCTGTCAAGGGAGGGTCCACTGTGATTGCCTTTGCACAAGACCCAGATGGTTACATGTTCGAGCTTATCCAGAGGGGTCCGACGCCTGAGCCTCTCTGTCAAGTTATGCTTCGTGTTGGTGACCTTGATCGGTCTATCATGTTCTACGAGAAG GCCCTTGGGATGAAGCTTCTGAGGAAAAAAGATGTGCCTCAGTACAAG TACACAATTGCCATGATGGGCTATGCCGAGGAGGATAAGACCACTGTTCTGGAGTTGACATACAACTATGGTGTCACAGAATATAACAAGGGCAATGCATATGCTCAG GTTGCTATTGGCACTGACGATGTGTACAAGAGTGCTGAAGCAGTTGAGCTGGTTACCAAAGAACTAGGTGGAAAGATTCTACGGCAGCCTGGGCCACTACCGGGGCTGAACACGAAGATCACCTCTTTCCTTGACCCCGATGGCTGGAAAGTG GTTCTGGTGGATCATGCGGACTTCCTCAAGGAACTCCACTAA
- the LOC123127640 gene encoding lactoylglutathione lyase isoform X1 — translation MKGVLQKPLEPPQRGSKRNQTESSRLSAGSNFRGMATGSEAGKPAEVVLEWPKQDKKRMLHAVYRVGDLDRTIKCYTECFGMKLLRKRDVPEEKYTNAFLGFGPEDTNFALELTYNYGVDKYDIGAGFGHFAIANEDVYKLAETIKSSSCCKITREPGPVKGGSTVIAFAQDPDGYMFELIQRGPTPEPLCQVMLRVGDLDRSIMFYEKALGMKLLRKKDVPQYKYTIAMMGYAEEDKTTVLELTYNYGVTEYNKGNAYAQVAIGTDDVYKSAEAVELVTKELGGKILRQPGPLPGLNTKITSFLDPDGWKVVLVDHADFLKELH, via the exons atgaagggagtactgcAGAAGCCTCTAGAACCTCCTCAGCGTGGGTCCAAAAGAAACCAAACCGAATCAAGCCGATTATCTGCCGGATCGAATTTCCGAG GGATGGCAACCGGTAGCGAAGCTGGAAAGCCCGCGGAGGTCGTGCTGGAGTGGCCTAAGCAGGACAAAAAGAGGATGCTGCATGCTGTTTACCGTGTGGGAGATCTGGACCGTACCATTAA GTGTTACACAGAATGCTTTGGGATGAAGCTGTTGAGGAAAAGAGATGTTCCTGAAGAGAAGTACACCAATGCGTTTCTTGGGTTTGGACCTGAGGACACTAATTTTGCACTTGAGCTGACTTACA ATTATGGTGTTGACAAGTATGACATTGGAGCGGGCTTTGGACATTTTGCCATCGCAAATGAGGAT GTGTACAAGCTGGCTGAGACAATTAAATCATCTTCTTGTTGTAAGATCACTCGTGAACCTGGTCCTGTCAAGGGAGGGTCCACTGTGATTGCCTTTGCACAAGACCCAGATGGTTACATGTTCGAGCTTATCCAGAGGGGTCCGACGCCTGAGCCTCTCTGTCAAGTTATGCTTCGTGTTGGTGACCTTGATCGGTCTATCATGTTCTACGAGAAG GCCCTTGGGATGAAGCTTCTGAGGAAAAAAGATGTGCCTCAGTACAAG TACACAATTGCCATGATGGGCTATGCCGAGGAGGATAAGACCACTGTTCTGGAGTTGACATACAACTATGGTGTCACAGAATATAACAAGGGCAATGCATATGCTCAG GTTGCTATTGGCACTGACGATGTGTACAAGAGTGCTGAAGCAGTTGAGCTGGTTACCAAAGAACTAGGTGGAAAGATTCTACGGCAGCCTGGGCCACTACCGGGGCTGAACACGAAGATCACCTCTTTCCTTGACCCCGATGGCTGGAAAGTG GTTCTGGTGGATCATGCGGACTTCCTCAAGGAACTCCACTAA
- the LOC123127643 gene encoding 4-hydroxy-3-methylbut-2-en-1-yl diphosphate synthase (ferredoxin), chloroplastic — MATGMAPAPLSHVKVRGGGIGFTKSVDFAKVLSVPGALRTGSSRGRALVVRSSSTESDTMELEPASEGSPLLVPRQKYCESIHQTRRRKTRTVMVGNVALGSDHPIRIQTMTTSDTKDVAKTVEEVMRIADKGADFVRITVQGKKEADACFEIKNTLVQKNYNIPLVADIHFAPPVALRVAECFDKIRVNPGNFADRRAQFEKLEYTEDDYEKELEHIEKVFSPLVEKCKKYGRAMRIGTNHGSLSDRIMSYYGDSPRGMVESALEFARICRNLDFHNFVFSMKASNPVVMVQAYRLLVAEMYNLGWDYPLHLGVTEAGEGEDGRMKSAIGIGTLLMDGLGDTIRVSLTEPPEEEIDPCRRLANLGTQAANLQIGVAPFEEKHRRYFDFQRRSGQLPLQKEGEAVDYRGVLHRDGSVLMSVSLDQLKAPELLYRSLAAKLVVGMPFKDLATVDSILLRELPPIEDAEARLALKRLVDISMGVLTPLSEQLTKPLPHAIVLVTLDELSSDAKKLLPEGTRFAVTLRGDESYEQLDVLKSVDNITMLLHNVPYGEEKTGRVHAARRLFEYLETSGLNFPVIHHIDFPKSIDRDGLVIGAGSNVGALLVDGLGDGVLLEAGNQEFEFLRDTSFNLLQGCRMRNTKTEYVSCPSCGRTLFDLQEISAQIREKTSHLPGVSIAIMGCIVNGPGEMADADFGYVGGAPGKIDLYVGKTVVQRGIAMEGATEALIQLIKDHGRWVDPPTEE; from the exons ATGGCCACCGGGATGGCACCAGCTCCGCTCTCGCACGTCAAGGTCCGCGGCGGAGGCATCGGCTTTACCAAGAGCGTCGACTTCGCCAAGGTCCTCTCCGTCCCGGGTGCGCTGAGGACGGGGTCCTCCAGAGGCAGGGCCCTCGTGGTGAGGAGCTCAAGTACAGAGTCTGATACTATGGAGCTCGAGCCGGCCTCCGAAGGAAGCCCGCTTCTTG TTCCCAGGCAGAAGTACTGCGAATCTATTCACCAAACAAGGAGGAGAAAAACACGCACTGTGATGGTCGGGAACGTGGCACTTGGCAGTGATCACCCCATAAGGATACAGACTATGactacctcagataccaaggatgtTGCCAAGACCGTGGAAGAG GTGATGAGGATAGCAGATAAAGGCGCTGATTTTGTTAGAATAACCGTCCAGGGTAAAAAGGAGGCTGATGCCTGCTTTGAGATTAAGAACACTCTTGTCCAGAAGAA TTACAACATCCCTCTTGTGGCTGATATTCATTTTGCGCCCCCAGTAGCTTTAAGAGTGGCCGAATGCTTTGACAAAATCCGTGTTAACCCAGGAAACTTCG CCGATCGCCGTGCCCAATTTGAGAAGCTGGAATATACTGAAGACGATTACGAAAAGGAGCTTGAACATATTGAGAAG GTCTTTTCTCCATTGGTTGAGAAATGCAAGAAGTATGGAAGAGCCATGCGTATTGGAACAAATCATGGTAGTCTTTCTGACCGGATAATGAGCTACTATGGTGATTCTCCAAGGGGAATG GTTGAGTCTGCTTTGGAATTTGCTAGGATCTGTCGGAATTTGGACTTCCATAACTTTGTATTTTCAATGAAAGCAAGTAACCCTGTTGTCATGGTCCAAGCATATCGCCTGCTTGTGGCGGAAAtgtataaccttggatgggatTATCCTTTGCACTTGGGAGTTACCGAAGCTGGTGAGGGTGAAGATGGGAGGATGAAGTCTGCTATTGGCATCGGAACACTTTTGATG GATGGCTTGGGTGATACAATCCGTGTATCCCTCACAGAACCACCAGAGGAAGAAATTGATCCTTGCAGGAGACTCGCAAATCTTGGAACTCAGGCTGCAAACCTACAAATAGGGGTG GCCCCATTTGAAGAAAAACATAGGCGTTATTTTGATTTCCAGCGTAGAAGTGGCCAGTTGCCTTTGCAGAAGGAG GGTGAGGCAGTAGATTACAGAGGTGTCCTTCATCGTGATGGCTCTGTTCTGATGTCAGTTTCCTTAGATCAGTTGAAG GCTCCTGAGCTCCTTTATAGGTCTCTTGCTGCGAAGCTTGTGGTTGGCATGCCTTTCAAG GATTTGGCAACTGTAgattcaattcttttgagagaactGCCCCCTATAGAAGATGCTGAAGCA AGACTTGCACTCAAAAGATTAGTTGACATCAGCATGGGCGTGTTGACTCCCTTATCAGAGCAATTAACAAAGCCACTCCCACATGCAATTGTGCTTGTCACCCTCGATGAACTATCAAGTGATGCAAAGAAGCTTTTGCCAGAAG GCACTAGATTTGCTGTCACTCTTCGTGGAGATGAATCATATGAGCAGCTAGATGTTCTTAAGAGTGTTGATAATATAACGATGTTGTTACATAATGTTCCATATGGTGAAGAGAAGACTGGTAGAGTACATGCTGCTAGGAG GCTGTTTGAGTACTTAGAGACCAGTGGTTTGAACTTTCCTGTGATCCATCACATTGATTTCCCTAAAAGCATCGATAG AGATGGTCTTGTTATTGGTGCTGGGAGCAATGTTGGTGCTCTTCTAGTTGATGGTCTGGGTGATGGTGTGCTTCTTGAAGCTGGTAACCAGGAGTTTGAATTCTTGAGGGATACATCCTTCAACTTGCTACAGGGTTGCCGGATGCGCAACACAAAAACT GAATATGTCTCTTGTCCTTCTTGTGGGCGAACGCTCTTCGACCTCCAAGAAATCAGTGCTCAGATTAGAGAGAAGACCTCTCATTTGCCTGGCGTCTCT attgctattatgggTTGCATTGTTAATGGGCCAGGAGAGATGGCTGATGCCGACTTTGGATATGTTGGAGGTGCCCCTGGAAAGATCGACCTTTATGTTGGGAAG ACTGTTGTGCAACGGGGAATTGCAATGGAGGGTGCCACTGAAGCCTTGATTCAGCTAATCAAGGACCATGGCCGTTGGGTGGATCCTCCTACTGAGGAGTAG